From Entelurus aequoreus isolate RoL-2023_Sb linkage group LG22, RoL_Eaeq_v1.1, whole genome shotgun sequence, one genomic window encodes:
- the LOC133639241 gene encoding myeloid-associated differentiation marker-like protein 2, with protein MDSQGGPYLNRRALLSPLGAARLCQLAAGCAVIAMVTHSAGYSGSQGVFCMAVWCFCFAMTVLVFFLDATRLYSCLPISWDNLTVTSAAIAALVYVTASVVYPLFFIQSECPYAGCDVRNYRIAVTVCSILGTLAYGAEVALCRARPGQAVVGYMATVSGLLKVVQGFVACVIFGALANGGQYSRYAATIYCVVVYAFCFSLTTMVVVTTVCGRTKSVRCMSFDRFVVVCTLLEVLLYMSASVVWPVYCFDNKYGSPWRPSSCPHGKCPWDSKVVVAVFSLANFLLYMADLIYSQRTCFISSRLSTNSRA; from the exons ATGGATTCTCAAGGTGGTCCGTACCTAAACAGGAGGGCTCTCCTGTCACCTCTTGGCGCTGCTCGCCTTTGTCAGCTGGCAGCGGGCTGTGCTGTGATCGCCATGGTAACGCACAGTGCCGGATACAGCGGTTCACAAGGTGTGTTCTGCATGGCCGTGTGGTGCTTCTGCTTTGCCATGACCGTCCTGGTCTTCTTCTTGGACGCCACTCGTCTCTACAGCTGCCTTCCGATATCCTGGGACAACCTGACCGTCACCTCTGCCGCCATTGCAGCGCTCGT GTACGTGACAGCCTCTGTGGTCTATCCGCTCTTCTTCATCCAATCAGAGTGTCCCTACGCCGGCTGCGACGTCCGAAACTACCGCATAGCCGTCACCGTCTGCTCCATCCTGGGAACACTGGCCTACGGGGCTGAGGTGGCCTTGTGCCGAGCCAGGCCGGGCCAGGCCGTGGTGGGCTACATGGCCACGGTGTCCGGGCTCCTCAAGGTGGTCCAAGGCTTTGTAGCCTGCGTCATCTTTGGTGCTTTGGCCAACGGGGGCCAGTATTCCCGCTACGCCGCCACCATCTACTGCGTGGTGGTCTACGCCTTCTGCTTCTCTCTGACTACGATGGTGGTCGTCACGACGGTTTGTGGACGCACCAAGTCTGTGCGCTGTATGTCCTTTGATCGCTTCGTGGTGGTGTGCACCTTGCTGGAGGTTCTTTTATACATGAGTGCTTCAGTGGTGTGGCCTGTTTACTGTTTCGACAACAAATATGGCTCCCCTTGGCGCCCATCGTCATGTCCTCACGGGAAATGTCCGTGGGACAGTAAAGTTGTGGTGGCCGTTTTCTCCTTAGCCAACTTCCTGCTCTACATGGCAGACCTCATCTACTCTCAGAGGACATGCTTCATCTCATCACGTTTATCCACCAACTCAAGGGCGTAG